The sequence below is a genomic window from bacterium HR17.
CCGCCGACCGCGTCACCTTCAACCTTGCCCCACTGATTGTGTTCCTGCCCGCCTTTTTGGTTTACTTGGTCATCCCGTTTGGTGACCCGCAGTCAGGGTTACAAGTGCGCGATTTGAACATTGGCATCCTCTACATCGCTGCCGTCACCTCCATCACGGTCATCGGCATCGTCACAGCGGGTTGGGCGTCAGGCAACAAATGGGCGGTCTTGGGGGCAATGCGGTCAGGGGCGCAACTCCTCTCCTACGAAGTCCCGATGACACTGGCGTTTCTCGTCCCTGTGCTTATGGCGGGCTCGCTGCGCCTTTCGGACATCGTGCGGGTGCAGGGTGAATGGTTCTGGCAGTGGAATGCCTTTCGTTTGGACTACCTCGGGTTGCCCTTCATCGCGTTCATCACCTACTTCATCTGCGCCCTCGCCGAGACCAATCAGACACCCTTTGACCTGCCGGAAGCCGAAAGCGAGTTGGTGGCGGGCTACCATGTGGAATACAGCGGGATGAAGTTCGCCATCTTCTTTTTGGCGGAGTTCGGCAACACCGTCGCTGTCTCCGCCATCGCCACGCACCTGTTTTTGGGAGGGTGGAAAGCGCCTTTCCCCTTTTTGCCCGACAGCGGGTGGTGGTCACTGTTTTGGTTTTTCGCCAAAGTGAGCCTGCTGGTCTTCGTTATCATTTGGATTCGGGGCACTTACCCGCGCGTGCGGATTGACCAAGTGATGGAGTTAGGCTGGAAGTTCTTGTTGCCCGTCGCCTTAATTTGCGTGACGGGCGTCGGCTTGTTGGTCGTCGTGCGTTAAACATCGTCCACGGAGGTTGAGAGGGATGGGTGAAGCGATTGCCTTTTGGCTGTTGGCGGCGCTCATCGTCATCGCGGCGTTGGGCGTCGTCACTTTGCGCAACCTGTTCCACTGCGCTTTGTGCTTGGGTTTGGTCCTGTTTGGTGTCGCGGGGATTTTTGTGCTGAACGGTGCTGAGTTTTTGGCAGGCGTGCAAGTGCTCATCTATGTCGGCGCCACGCTGGTCATCATCCTGTTCGCCGTCATGCTTAGCGAAAACATCACAGGCGAACGCATCCGCGTCGTCAGTTACAACCGCCTTTTAGGCTTGCTGGCAGCCTTTGGGTTTTTGGGTGTCGTCCTTTTCCTCGCCCTGACGCAAGCCACTTTCCCCGCCCACA
It includes:
- the nuoH_2 gene encoding NADH-quinone oxidoreductase subunit H, whose protein sequence is MTLTEICQAIVQWLGVPVEHRAAATQILLALVDAFIIFNFVMLSVLVLIYVFRKLIGFIQARLGPRYTGPRGILQTVADAIKLLTKEDIIPAAADRVTFNLAPLIVFLPAFLVYLVIPFGDPQSGLQVRDLNIGILYIAAVTSITVIGIVTAGWASGNKWAVLGAMRSGAQLLSYEVPMTLAFLVPVLMAGSLRLSDIVRVQGEWFWQWNAFRLDYLGLPFIAFITYFICALAETNQTPFDLPEAESELVAGYHVEYSGMKFAIFFLAEFGNTVAVSAIATHLFLGGWKAPFPFLPDSGWWSLFWFFAKVSLLVFVIIWIRGTYPRVRIDQVMELGWKFLLPVALICVTGVGLLVVVR